The nucleotide sequence AGGTCACTTTGCCATTTTCAAGCGACTGTACTCTGGCAAGGGACTCCACCCTTACATTCTTTTCACGGAGCAGGTTGCCGCCGTCTTGGAAAGCTTTTTCAATGACTATGCCAATGCCTGCAACAGTAGCGCCGGCTTGTTCAGCGATTTCTAATAAGCCTAAAGCGGCTTGTCCATTAGCAAGAAAATCATCAATAATTAATAGATGATCCTCATTCGTTATAAAGGACTTTGAGACAGCAATCGGATTTGTTTCTTGCTTTGTAAAGGAATAGACGTCTGCTGTATAGAGGTCCTGTGTTAACGTAAGGGATTTACGCTTTCTCGCAAAAACAACTGGTACATCGAGCACAAGACCAGCCATGACACTTGGCGCAATCCCGCTTGATTCGATCGTCAAAATCTTTGTGATCTTTTCACCAGAAAAGCGACGAACAAACTCTTCACCAATCTCCTTCATTAACTTAGGGTCAATTTGATGATTTAAAAAGGAATCCACCTTTAATACTTGATCTGAAAGTACTCTGCCTTCTCTTACAATCTTTTCTTGCAAACTCTTCACTTTGTATCCTCCTCAACTTTTTCGATCATTTGGACAGAAAAAACCCCAAAGATCATGTCATTCCTCAATTATTGAGTGAAGCAATGCCCTTTGGGGTTTGAGAAGACAGCAAGAAAGACTGCCCTTCCACTGCTCACTCATAGTCAAATGATTTACGGTCATCCGGTAGAAACTTGCAGGCCATATTCCTGCGATTATATGAGCGAATGTTGCATTTAATTGTATTCTAATTATATCAGCATAAAAAAGAATTTCAATGCTATTTACGAACATTTTTGATTTTTTCTTCTCTATTATTCGCAACTTTCAAACAAAATAGCAAACAACAACGAATTAGCTCCCATAATTATCCTTATTTTTTGATTGGATGATTTAGGGCTTGTCCCGGATGGAACGGAAAGTCATCATCCGGCTCTTCCTCTCTCTTTGCCCATTTAGAAATAAGAAGGAAAAGAGCAATGCCATAAGAGGCTAGCTGGATTCCTTTTAACATCCCTCCGGCTAGCTGTTGATCTTGAAGAGCTGTTAAATTAGGTAACAGCTGTTGGCCTTGCGTATATACAGTATAGAAAGGACTATCAGCAACCAGCAAAAAAATTCCGATCGGCAGCAACAGCAAAGAAGCGACAAACACATACATCACCCGTATAGATTCAGATAGACGGTTAATCTCGGGCAAAGGCGAAATTATGGTCCACCACATTAAAAAAGCAGCTCCTAGCATAACCACCTGAGTGATTCCTAAAAGAATCGCATGTTTTTGTAAAAAATTAAAAATTGCCGGAGCCAGATAAGCAGACAGCAGCAAATTAAATAATAAGGCCGTTACCCATGGATGAGTAAACACCTTTAACGCAAATCTCATCCGATAAGACCAGAAGAAAGACCGCAACCATTCTTTCGGCAGGCCTAAAACAAAAAGCGGCGGCACGACAAATAACATAACCATTATTTCGACAACATGGGCACTGAATAAGTCCTCTGCCGCAATGGCAGCAAACGGACTGCCCACAAAGAGATAAAACAAAATCAAGGCTGAATAAAAATAAAATCGCTGCATCCGTTTAAAGGTATATTTGCTAGAAGAAGCTAACCTTGCATACAGAAAAGACAACAATCCTAAGACAACAAGGTAGCCGACTCCCCATAGCTGAAACCAATTAGCATCAGAAACAACTTTTCCGATCACTTGATTGTCCTCCCATTATAAAAAATAATGAAAACAAGCTAACTTATCTATATTTCCTCTATCTTAACAAAGATTCACATCTTTTCCAGACCTTCTCCTGAAATGCTTCCGTCATGCTGCTCGCTTATTTAATCATTTTTTCTTGGCGGACGTTTCCCCCAATATTGATAATAATCCGTTCGGATAAATCCATTGAACAGCTTCCGCTTTTTTGTCGCCTTCTTACCATAAAATTCCTCAAATCCTTCATGCGACGTTAACATATACACTGACCACGTATCATAACTAGCGAACGCTTGACCCATTTCCCGGTACATTGCTTCTACTTCCGGCCGGTCTCCGAGACGCTCACCATAAGGGGGATTTCCAACGATCACTCCGTACTCTTTTGATGAGGAGAAATCTTTTACATTCATTTGCTTAAATTGGATCAAATCGGCAAGTCCTGCTTCAAACGCATTTTTTTGAGCCACTTCCACCATTCGGTGATCAATATCTGAGCCTCTAATATCAAGTGGCTGATCGTAGTTTGCTACATCCTCGGCCTCAATTCTGGCATTCTCCCACACATCGTCGCCCATCCAATGCCAGTCTTCAGAAATAAATTCCCGGTTAAAGCCCGGAGCGATATTCTGGCCAATTAAAGCCGCCTCTATCGGAATGGTTCCTGAGCCGCAAAACGGATCGACAAACGGCCGATCAGGCTGCCAGTTCGTTAACTGAATCAGAGCAGCTGCTAGCGTTTCCTTTAATGGGGCACCTCCCTGGGCAATTCGGTATCCCCTTTTATGCAGGCCAGCTCCACTCGTATCAATCGTTAATGTTGCTTTATCTTTTAACAAAGATACTTCGATTTTGAACAAAGGCCCTGTCTCCTGCAGCCATGTTTGGATTTTATACTTACTTCTCAACCGTTCAACGATTGCTTTTTTGACAATGGCTTGGCAATCAGAAACACTGAATAAAGTCGATTTCACAGACTTCCCCTGTACCGGAAACTCTGCTTCTTTTGGTAAATATTGTTCCCACGGCAAAGCCTTCGTTGCTTCAAACAGCTGGTCAAACGTAGTTGCTTTGAATTCACCAACAATAATTTTCAAGCGGTCTGCCGTTCGCAGCCACATATTACAGCGGGCAATAGCTGATTCGTCTCCTTGGAAAATTACTTTTCCATTCTCTGTCCGGCACTCATAGCCAAGATTTTTCACTTCGTTTGCTACAACTGATTCCAGACCCATTGCCGCTGTAGCCATTAATGTATAGGTTGACATCTAATCACCTGCACTTATAGAGTTATGTATTGATTGCAAGAAAATATCCATATAGAACAAAAGCTCTCCATAAAGGAGAGCTTGTGAAATTATATCCCATAATAACGTTCTGTAAGCCATGTTCTGTACCATCGTACTGCAAGCGATCAGGGATGATCTTGTACTCCGGCGGTAATCATCTATCTGCGGACGTTCTAAAACATCCGCCCCTCTTATCGTTCATTTCCTTAAAGAGAGTGCCCCTACCTAAATTTGGGTTGCTCACTCGCGGGGTTTACCTCGTTCCACCTTTATAATTTCTTATAAAGCTACGTCACTGTGGCACTTTCAAGGTAATCATGCCATATCCGAAGACTTAGGCATTTTCCCTGCCGTCAATCCAGCCTGAGCCGAACTGCCCTAGCTTACTTTTTCGCTAGGCACGAACACTACGGGCATCTCAGCACCGTGTGAGCATGGACTTTCCTCTGCAGCGGAAAGGCTGCAGCGATTACCCGAACGCTATTATTGTCACCTGCACTATTATATAGGAAAATAACAATTAATGCAAGAGTCCTTTTGAATTAAGCATTATCTTATTCGTTATACAACTTATCCCCAAATACGTGCCGTTCCAAATTCG is from Bacillus sp. PK3_68 and encodes:
- a CDS encoding class I SAM-dependent RNA methyltransferase, which codes for MSTYTLMATAAMGLESVVANEVKNLGYECRTENGKVIFQGDESAIARCNMWLRTADRLKIIVGEFKATTFDQLFEATKALPWEQYLPKEAEFPVQGKSVKSTLFSVSDCQAIVKKAIVERLRSKYKIQTWLQETGPLFKIEVSLLKDKATLTIDTSGAGLHKRGYRIAQGGAPLKETLAAALIQLTNWQPDRPFVDPFCGSGTIPIEAALIGQNIAPGFNREFISEDWHWMGDDVWENARIEAEDVANYDQPLDIRGSDIDHRMVEVAQKNAFEAGLADLIQFKQMNVKDFSSSKEYGVIVGNPPYGERLGDRPEVEAMYREMGQAFASYDTWSVYMLTSHEGFEEFYGKKATKKRKLFNGFIRTDYYQYWGKRPPRKND
- a CDS encoding cytochrome c oxidase assembly protein, translating into MIGKVVSDANWFQLWGVGYLVVLGLLSFLYARLASSSKYTFKRMQRFYFYSALILFYLFVGSPFAAIAAEDLFSAHVVEIMVMLFVVPPLFVLGLPKEWLRSFFWSYRMRFALKVFTHPWVTALLFNLLLSAYLAPAIFNFLQKHAILLGITQVVMLGAAFLMWWTIISPLPEINRLSESIRVMYVFVASLLLLPIGIFLLVADSPFYTVYTQGQQLLPNLTALQDQQLAGGMLKGIQLASYGIALFLLISKWAKREEEPDDDFPFHPGQALNHPIKK
- a CDS encoding xanthine phosphoribosyltransferase, with amino-acid sequence MKSLQEKIVREGRVLSDQVLKVDSFLNHQIDPKLMKEIGEEFVRRFSGEKITKILTIESSGIAPSVMAGLVLDVPVVFARKRKSLTLTQDLYTADVYSFTKQETNPIAVSKSFITNEDHLLIIDDFLANGQAALGLLEIAEQAGATVAGIGIVIEKAFQDGGNLLREKNVRVESLARVQSLENGKVTFAEGALV